The Christiangramia salexigens genome includes the window TTGGCTAAGACTTCGGTTAAGCTTGCACAGCTAGCTAATGCAAAAATTCCATACATTTCCTTGTGTACAGATCCAACTACGGGTGGTACCACTGCTTCTTTCGCAATGCTTGGAGATATTAACATTAGTGAGCCTGGAGCTTTAATTGGATTTGCAGGTCCAAGAGTTGTAAAAGACACTACAGGAAAAGATCTTCCTAAGGACTTCCAGACAGCAGAATTCCTTAAAGAAAAAGGCTTCCTGGATTTCATCGTAAAGAGATCGGAGCTTAAGAATAAGGTTAATCTGTATTTGGATCTTATTCAAAATCAGCCGGTAAGAGCTTAGTTATCAAGAATAAAAAAAAGCGGATAAAGTAGGTAATATTTAAATTAATAGTATCTTTGCCGCCTGACAGAAATACTGTCAATACATAAAAATCATTTAAATAATATTGGAATGTATTTAACAAAAGAGAAGAAAGAAGAAATCTTCGAAAAACACGGTAAAGGTAAGAACGATACCGGTTCCGCTGAAGGACAAATCGCGTTGTTCACGCATAGAATTGCTCATTTATCAGATCACCTGAAAACAAATCGTAAAGATTATAATTCAGAGCGTTCTTTGGTAAGACTAGTAGGTAAGAGAAGAAGCCTTCTGGATTATCTAATGAAGAAGGATATCATGAGGTATCGTGCTATCGTGAAAGAACTAGGATTAAGAAAATAATTTTCAGGGGGCTTTACGCCCCCTTTTTTTTTATATTAGTTTTGCCTTTTTTAGGTAAAAAATTAAATTGATCCGGACATTTGTCAGGATAAAAATTGTCATCCTAAGCGAGGCGAAGGATAGTTTTTCATTGGTCAACAAACAACTACACACAACACAACCCGGCCGTCCGGTTGGCGGAGACCTTTGTTTAACAAAATGATCTGGTTGAAGTTATTCAGATCAAGAATTAGAAATTATTATGATTCCAAAAACTTTTAAAGAGGTTATCGATTTGGGCGATGGCAGAACCATTTCC containing:
- the rpsO gene encoding 30S ribosomal protein S15 — protein: MYLTKEKKEEIFEKHGKGKNDTGSAEGQIALFTHRIAHLSDHLKTNRKDYNSERSLVRLVGKRRSLLDYLMKKDIMRYRAIVKELGLRK